The Montipora capricornis isolate CH-2021 chromosome 1, ASM3666992v2, whole genome shotgun sequence genome contains a region encoding:
- the LOC138053283 gene encoding uncharacterized protein, with amino-acid sequence MSKVIGKMVNELHDPGFEDRIRIAASTINADEETRDLNAKGLHMRRVIKMDAMLMKKRGRKSTFKSDIMFARSVIFGPPASDHAKHPQMGCGCYYCKKHWAKTGGQPCFIPPKAVAINKAILLIDGMLYLSALKSKLPTFDSVKVAPKVKSGVSTQSKPSTSSAQGTSF; translated from the exons ATGTCTAAGGTTATCGGAAAGATGGTGAATGAATTGCATGACCCCGGTTTTGAAGACAGGATTCGGATCGCAGCTTCAACTATCAACGCTGACGAAGAAACAAGAGATTTAAATGCAAAGGGACTCCATATGAGAAGG GTTATCAAGATGGACGCCATGCTGATGAAGAAGAGGGGAAGGAAGAGTACATTCAAATCTGATATCATGTTTGCAAGAAGTGTAATCTTCGGTCCTCCAGCATCCGATCATGCGAAACACCCTCAAATGGGCTGTGGTTGCTATTATTGCAAGAAACACTGGGCTAAAACAGGCGGACAACCATGTTTCATCCCTCCCAA agCCGTCGCCATAAACAAAGCAATTCTTCTCATTGACGGAATGTTATACCTGTCAGCCTTGAAGAGCAAACTTCCTACTTTTGATTCTGTTAAAGTTGCACCTAAAGTAAAGTCTGGCGTCTCCACTCAGTCGAAGCCTTCAACGTCCTCCGCTCAAGGCACCAGCTTTTGA
- the LOC138014820 gene encoding microtubule-associated protein futsch-like — protein MGKMKVIIILLLLTTVWENVSEGSPLRSHFVRDFSNIAVTDDDLAKVKLQGTRQEYRTPSIPLTTLPPIEEAPDPPDSPDSPDSVYQKTDQSKQFKPQEFTNDQGKAIPRDSWLIPARPSPHVDSKRPNDHSYTDNDSQNTPRRKEHLESVSIGPGQSLLGKEYLPANTDPGPDAGIPEDAAIDTALQIKTNEDQVDSHRVREQLPSIKRVQRKLRSLLENHSPNEELQSPPSELHRKEDTVDIIRQGIHSDKDNDKEQSSRSEEESFTNENPEVFTPEGQFTSKGTSSLPEVKTGVRPERTRPLNIRWPVAQPRTKRDDNTRYKVKRKKKAEDPAKSSSPIIVAGIAAGILVLFCIVTGVFQLCKKCRKKPRDLDDPELGAAADRGETATSKKSFFKRKGAMRKKKGNDKSAAKSKDHHAGSEKADENTAGKETTHYNTQQSTQPGEVCFVDETVGSDAFSGCQSPMSEPSSCTPNETPVSSPMNGFSGISLQSEPPDSWNCSQSGQNNTLPSASTSAPTSDDNETANETTSPHLSAPEVTVACNMQEASTCTAAESTGLSKDSGGSVECTKETNTSNSSTESCKTPVAPLNEVVITIEDEVETKLVLVQSSECSSTELLSSGTGSAAKLALDVNGNTLESNNEEKSLLGSDYESSSGEVIYSTESHSTKIDSTADNDDSFVVSPPSAPPLPPPQPTPPKASTELKRELAGQTRQYAKTCNSLKEHLHGNPSHSSEGVYIILEVCQFEDVVELVLPNTRSGRTVLSNWKVSLDLLRVAYSQLCE, from the exons ATGGGAAAGATGAAGGTTATAATCATATTGTTGCTCTTGACAACAGTATGGGAAAACGTCAGCGAAG GTTCACCACTTCGCTCTCACTTTGTCAGGGATTTCTCTAACATCGCTGTCACCGATGACGACCTGGCAAAAGTGAAATTACAAGGAACGCGGCAGGAGTATCGAACACCCTCAATCCCCCTTACCACCCTACCACCGATTGAAGAGGCACCCGATCCACCTGATTCGCCTGATTCACCAGATTCTGTCTACCAAAAGACAGATCAATCCAAACAGTTTAAACCCCAGGAGTTCACCAACGATCAAGGAAAAGCAATACCACGAGACTCGTGGTTGATTCCTGCACGACCATCACCGCATGTGGACTCCAAAAGACCCAATGATCACAGTTATACGGATAACGATTCACAGAATACCCCAAGAAGGAAGGAACATTTGGAAAGCGTTTCGATAGGACCAGGGCAATCTTTATTGGGAAAGGAATACCTACCGGCCAATACTGACCCGGGACCCGATGCAGGTATACCGGAGGATGCCGCAATTGATACCGCCCTGCAGATTAAAACCAACGAAGATCAAGTTGATTCTCATAGAGTAAGAGAACAGCTGCCTTCCATTAAGAGGGTTCAAAGAAAACTTCGCAGTCTTCTTGAAAATCATTCACCTAATGAAGAACTTCAAAGTCCACCATCCGAGTTGCATCGAAAGGAAGATACAGTCGATATTATTCGACAAGGAATCCATTCTGATAAAGACAACGATAAGGAACAGTCATCAAGAAGCGAAGAAGAATCTTTTACAAACGAAAACCCCGAAGTGTTTACACCAGAAGGACAGTTTACAAGTAAAGGAACTTCCTCTTTGCCAGAGGTCAAAACGGGTGTTCGTCCAGAAAGGACAAGGCCATTGAACATAAGGTGGCCCGTAGCTCAACCTCGGACAAAAAGGGATGACAACACGCGATATAAAgtcaagaggaagaaaaaggcTGAAGACCCCGCAAAATCAAGCTCGCCTATCATTGTTGCCGGAATAGCCGCTGGaatacttgttttgttttgtatcgtGACAGGCGTGTTCCAGTTATG CAAGAAATGTAGGAAGAAACCTCGAGATCTTGATGATCCGGAACTTGGTGCTGCAGCGGACCGTGGAGAAACTGCAACaagcaaaaaatcatttttcaaaagaaaaggtGCTATGcgaaagaagaaaggaaatgaCAAATCTGCCGCAAAGTCAAAGGATCATCATGCTGGTTCGGAAAAAGCCGATGAGAACACCGCGGGGAAAGAAACAACTCATTATAACACCCAACAAAGTACTCAACCCGGAGAAGTTTGTTTTGTCGACGAAACCGTAGGATCTGATGCATTTAGTGGTTGTCAATCTCCTATGTCTGAACCGTCTTCCTGCACACCCAATGAAACACCCGTGTCCTCCCCAATGAATGGGTTTTCAGGGATATCTCTTCAATCTGAGCCCCCGGATTCATGGAATTGCTCTCAAAGCGGACAAAACAACACACTACCATCAGCATCAACTTCTGCACCAACTTCGGATGACAACGAAACCGCCAACGAAACAACTTCGCCGCACCTCTCTGCCCCTGAGGTAACTGTTGCATGTAACATGCAGGAAGCGTCAACTTGTACCGCAGCGGAATCGACAGGTTTATCCAAGGACTCTGGAGGGTCAGTTGAATGCACCAAGGAAACAAATACAAGTAATTCCTCTACAGAATCCTGTAAAACGCCGGTAGCTCCACTCAATGAAGTGGTAATAACAATCGAAGATGAGGTAGAGACGAAGCTGGTGTTGGTTCAATCAAGTGAGTGTTCGTCAACAGAGCTTCTCTCAAGTGGAACTGGTTCGGCAGCTAAGTTAGCGTTGGATGTTAACGGAAATACTTTGGAAAGCAACAACGAGGAAAAATCATTGCTCGGTTCGGATTACGAATCATCATCTGGAGAGGTCATCTACTCCACTGAGTCGCATTCTACGAAGATTGACTCGACAGCTGATAATGATGACAGTTTTGTGGTGTCTCCTCCATCTGCACCACCCTTGCCTCCACCGCAACCTACACCACCAAAGGCTTCAACAGAACTCAAACGAG aactggccggccagacccgtcagtatGCAAAGACTTGCAACagtttgaaggaacacttgcatggtaatccctcgcattcttctgagGGAGTATATATTATCCTCGAAGTGTGTCAATTTGAAgacgttgtagagttagtccttccaaataccCGGTCTGGCCGAACGGTTCTGTCAAATTGGAAAGTGTCCTTAGATTTGCTTAGAGTTGCATATTCACAGTTATGTGAgtaa
- the LOC138041608 gene encoding ribosome biogenesis protein WDR12 homolog, whose translation MADDESGYIQARFTTRQTKYAVPNTQFSVPIKVGSQELNELINSLLSSNAVEKGESDFESDRNLQFDFLINGVYLQDTLEKHLKKYTISTESVVEIEYVEKHPTPRPDNFMLHDDWVSSVSIRKKCILSGCYDNNVYMWDVFGTCVATVDGHTAPVKSVCWIDVDDNDDGLFISSSQDQSIRLSQWFGKESKADCVHVCKGHSQSVDALAVDDSKTKFCSGSWDKTLKIWSCVPDLSASDELEEDGKVTKKQKRASNNRKPTTRTPMMTLSGHTEAISCVLWMSDNVVCSAGWDHSIRIWDLSAGINKQTLNGSKVFCSISYSSMSELLVSGSTDRHVRLWDPRTTDGTVIKTTLTSHQGWVSSVAWSRSSEFELISGSYDNRVKLWDTRSINIPLYTLSEHQDKVMCVDWTMKTSILSGGADNQLITCDISEGGSRTTDSDMEHQSADT comes from the exons ATGGCGGACGACGAGAGTGGATACATTCAAGCACGTTTCACAACAAGACAGACGAA GTATGCAGTACCAAATACTCAGTTTTCAGTGCCCATCAAAGTTGGAAGTCAAGAACTTAATGAGCTGATCAATAGCTTGTTGTCTTCAAATG CTGTAGAAAAAGGGGAGTCTGACTTTGAAAGTGACAGGAATTTGCAGTTTGATTTTCTCATCAATGGAGTTTATTTGCAAGATACACTggaaaaacacttgaaaaagtaCACCATATCAACA GAAAGTGTTGTGGAAATAGAATATGTTGAAAAACACCCAACACCACGACCAGATAATTTTATGCTTCATGATGACTGGGTCAGCTCAGTGTCCATTCGTAAAAAATG TATTCTGAGTGGCTGTTATGACAACAATGTTTACATGTGGGATGTTTTTG GCACGTGCGTTGCAACAGTTGATGGCCACACGGCACCTGTCAAGAGTGTCTGTTGGATTGATGTGG atgacaatgatgatggtTTATTCATCAGCTCATCTCAGGACCAGTCCATAAGACTTAGCCAG TGGTTTGGAAAGGAGAGTAAAGCTGATTGTGTTCATGTTTGCAAAGGACATTCACAAAGTGTTGATGCTCTTGCTGTTGATGATTCTAAAACAAAG TTTTGTAGTGGCTCGTGGGATAAAACATTAAAGATATGGTCTTGTG TTCCAGATCTGTCAGCTTCCGATGAACTAGAAGAGGATGGCAAAGTCACAAAGAAACAGAAGAGAGCCTCTAATAACAGAAAACCAACTACAAGG ACACCAATGATGACCCTGTCAGGTCACACAGAAGCTATCTCTTGTGTTTTGTGGATGAGCGACAATGTGGTTTGTAGTGCAGGATGGGATCATTCCATTCGGATATGGGACCTGAGTGCAGGGATCAACAAGCAGACCCTG aatGGTTCTAAAGTATTTTGCAGTATATCTTACTCCTCCATGTCGGAGCTTCTTGTTTCTGGAAGCACAGACAGACATGTCAGACTGTGGGATCCGAGAACAACAG ATGGAACAGTCATCAAGACTACTTTGACGTCACACCAAGGATGGGTCTCTTCAGTGGCGTGGTCACGTAGTAGCGAATTCGAACTTATCTCTGGATCATATGACAATAGAGTTAAGCTCTGGGATACACGGAG CATCAACATACCGCTGTACACACTGTCAGAACACCAAGACAAAGTCATGTGTGTTGACTGGACTATGAAAACG TCAATTCTTAGTGGTGGTGCTGACAACCAGTTGATAACTTGCGATATCTCGGAAGGAGGCTCCAGGACGACGGACAGTGATATGGAACACCAGTCTGCAGATACGTAA